A genomic window from Anthocerotibacter panamensis C109 includes:
- a CDS encoding BON domain-containing protein, with amino-acid sequence MGFLQRLFGLEKPNPESAGTPSTATQATESIPPERMGLHGEYDQSGLAKRVAAALDDDPQVDDIHTLYVAQTGGTVVLKGSVPSQQILQHVAAVARGVHGATAVDTSQVTANA; translated from the coding sequence ATGGGATTTCTGCAACGTCTTTTCGGCCTCGAAAAGCCCAATCCCGAATCGGCTGGTACGCCATCCACGGCAACCCAAGCGACGGAGTCTATCCCCCCCGAACGGATGGGGCTCCACGGCGAATACGACCAAAGTGGCCTCGCCAAGCGGGTTGCTGCGGCTTTAGATGACGATCCACAAGTTGACGACATTCACACGTTGTACGTAGCGCAGACGGGGGGTACCGTAGTCCTCAAGGGTTCTGTCCCCAGCCAGCAGATCCTCCAGCACGTAGCGGCTGTCGCTCGGGGCGTCCATGGCGCAACGGCTGTAGATACCAGTCAGGTCACAGCCAACGCCTAG
- a CDS encoding mechanosensitive ion channel domain-containing protein yields the protein MKLLRGPLLLFLVAVISRSAQAQTNSAVPADPSSGLNQAVVIALAVLVGTLLVNLLVQTGSRRLQERFTPMTKALLRLMTVPLQLLVLLVGLYWAIASIPPWQPGLAWFSGQITGFMAGVRQIFFTEVVTLGKARLSLISLLVIGGLGVAIVLVGRSLRDWLKERVLASLGLDKGNREAIAGVAFYVLVGLSFLVLLQASGIDLSSLTVFAGVLGIGIGFGLQNVASNFISGVTILLEQPIKAGDFVEVNGLLGTVQRISVRSTVIETPDGVSIIVPNSKFIENNVINWSYSRPLSRLHIPIGVAYRSDPAVVTEALLTAARRETRVLRDPAPQVWLKAFGSDALEFELLVWVPVPQQREPLKSALNYLIKEELRRQDVEIPFSQQDIYIRSWGKLEQSLAGPSPEPPEPMAMAQSLRDLLLRVNFFQKCSESDLRMLVEQGYQASYRAGEIICRQGDPGMSLYLVLVGLVGVMAESSGQLLAELPVGAICGEIALLTGTNRTATLKAIKDTTLFIVDRHALQMVLSQHQSLAEQISQSLAQRTQELKDLGLFPEMEQDTAERATPFELIRGRIRQLFGI from the coding sequence ATGAAACTTCTTCGGGGTCCGTTGCTTCTGTTCCTGGTTGCGGTGATAAGTCGTAGCGCTCAGGCACAGACCAATTCAGCCGTACCGGCGGATCCCTCCTCTGGGCTCAATCAAGCCGTGGTGATCGCACTGGCGGTCCTGGTGGGGACGTTATTGGTAAATCTGTTGGTGCAGACTGGCAGCCGCAGGCTCCAGGAGCGCTTCACCCCGATGACAAAAGCCCTTTTGCGTCTGATGACCGTTCCCTTGCAATTGCTGGTGCTGCTGGTAGGACTCTACTGGGCCATCGCGTCCATCCCCCCCTGGCAGCCCGGTCTGGCTTGGTTTAGCGGGCAGATAACGGGTTTTATGGCGGGGGTGCGCCAGATCTTTTTCACAGAGGTCGTCACGCTGGGAAAGGCTCGCCTCAGCTTGATTTCTCTGCTGGTGATTGGTGGGTTGGGCGTGGCGATTGTCCTGGTGGGCCGCTCCTTGCGCGACTGGCTCAAAGAGCGCGTTTTGGCCTCGTTGGGGCTGGATAAGGGCAATCGCGAGGCCATCGCCGGGGTCGCGTTTTATGTGCTGGTCGGTCTCAGCTTTTTGGTCCTCCTCCAGGCTTCGGGCATCGACCTGAGTTCTTTGACGGTATTTGCGGGGGTGTTGGGGATCGGGATTGGCTTTGGCCTCCAAAATGTGGCGAGCAACTTTATTAGCGGCGTGACCATCCTTCTAGAGCAACCGATCAAGGCTGGGGATTTTGTGGAGGTGAATGGACTGTTGGGGACCGTCCAGCGTATCAGTGTCCGCTCCACGGTCATCGAAACCCCGGACGGAGTCTCGATCATCGTGCCCAACTCCAAATTTATCGAGAACAATGTCATCAACTGGAGCTATAGCCGTCCCCTCAGCCGTCTGCATATCCCGATTGGGGTTGCCTACCGCTCCGACCCGGCAGTGGTCACTGAGGCCCTACTCACCGCTGCTCGCCGCGAAACCCGTGTCCTGCGCGACCCTGCGCCCCAAGTTTGGCTCAAGGCGTTTGGCAGTGATGCTCTGGAGTTTGAGCTACTCGTGTGGGTCCCGGTGCCCCAGCAACGCGAGCCGCTCAAGAGCGCCTTGAACTACCTCATCAAAGAAGAACTCCGCCGCCAAGATGTCGAGATCCCCTTCAGCCAGCAGGACATCTACATCCGTTCCTGGGGCAAACTGGAACAGTCGCTCGCCGGCCCCTCGCCCGAACCGCCCGAGCCGATGGCGATGGCGCAAAGCCTGCGCGATCTGCTGCTGCGGGTGAATTTTTTCCAGAAGTGCTCGGAGAGTGACCTCAGGATGTTGGTGGAACAAGGCTATCAAGCCTCCTACCGCGCCGGGGAGATCATCTGTCGGCAAGGCGATCCCGGCATGTCTTTATATCTGGTTTTGGTTGGGTTGGTCGGGGTGATGGCAGAGTCCTCGGGGCAACTGTTGGCGGAATTGCCTGTAGGAGCGATTTGTGGAGAGATTGCGCTATTGACAGGGACCAATCGCACCGCCACGCTCAAAGCTATAAAAGACACCACGCTTTTTATCGTGGACCGTCACGCCCTCCAAATGGTCCTCAGCCAGCACCAGTCGCTAGCCGAACAAATCAGCCAGAGCCTCGCTCAACGCACCCAAGAGCTGAAAGATTTGGGCCTGTTTCCTGAAATGGAACAGGATACAGCAGAGCGTGCCACCCCCTTTGAACTCATTCGGGGACGAATCCGGCAACTGTTTGGGATTTAG
- the miaE gene encoding tRNA-(ms[2]io[6]A)-hydroxylase, protein MEFMLCAPTRVEWLTQALDNLDTILLDHAHCEKKAAHSALKLMYRYPERKDLVRALIPLAQEELQHFEWVNRRLDRRGVRWGHLSAPPYGQRLSQQVRRQEPGQLLDFLLISELIEARSHERLGLLACHVPDPDLQELYERLTLAEERHQALYRELALLYYPEAEVSAREQVLAQIESSILSRLHPEPRIHS, encoded by the coding sequence ATGGAATTTATGTTGTGCGCTCCGACCCGAGTAGAATGGCTGACCCAGGCGCTAGATAACCTGGACACCATCCTGCTCGATCATGCCCATTGCGAGAAAAAGGCGGCCCACTCGGCGCTCAAACTCATGTATCGCTACCCAGAGCGCAAAGATCTGGTCCGGGCACTCATCCCCTTGGCCCAAGAAGAGTTGCAGCACTTTGAGTGGGTCAACCGTCGCCTTGACCGCCGGGGTGTACGCTGGGGCCATCTGTCCGCCCCACCCTACGGTCAGCGCCTAAGCCAGCAGGTCCGCCGCCAAGAGCCGGGGCAGTTGCTCGACTTTTTGCTCATCAGCGAATTGATCGAGGCTCGCAGCCACGAACGACTTGGGTTGCTTGCGTGCCATGTCCCGGACCCGGACCTCCAAGAGCTGTATGAACGGCTGACGCTGGCTGAAGAACGGCACCAAGCCCTCTATCGGGAGTTGGCCCTGCTCTACTACCCAGAGGCCGAAGTGTCCGCTCGGGAGCAGGTTTTGGCCCAGATCGAGAGCAGTATCCTGAGTCGCCTCCACCCCGAGCCACGGATACATAGCTAA
- a CDS encoding methylenetetrahydrofolate reductase: MPSLRLQTLLNAGEFVVSAELTPPRHYDASNLLMAARKMAEFVDVVQINDNLLSQARLSNLVVAHKLAEIGLEPVIQFTLRHKNRIALQSDLLGMAALNLRNIMVLGGYPCTIGTDPQAKDATDIGSVEAIACLHALTTRGELFNGERIEPAPDFYVGTIDFPCAQPEDLAKSMERLTAKIDSGARYIQVQAVFDLAPLQAWMAEVRARGLHQRAHFIAAIFPFNSVKRLEFLRTIPGLMVPPLLIQRISDSADQERASLETMLDLIAGVRAIVGVHGLHLRSIGSEDWVPRLVAAAGLRTATGVN; the protein is encoded by the coding sequence GTGCCCTCACTTCGCTTGCAGACGTTGCTCAATGCTGGGGAGTTTGTGGTCTCCGCCGAACTGACCCCGCCGCGCCACTATGACGCCTCTAACCTGTTGATGGCAGCCCGGAAGATGGCTGAGTTTGTGGACGTGGTTCAGATCAACGACAATCTACTCTCTCAGGCGCGGCTGTCCAACCTAGTGGTCGCCCATAAACTGGCTGAAATCGGCTTGGAGCCTGTGATTCAGTTTACGCTGCGGCACAAGAACCGGATCGCCCTCCAGAGTGACCTCTTGGGCATGGCAGCCCTCAACCTGCGCAACATCATGGTGTTGGGCGGCTATCCCTGCACCATTGGCACGGACCCGCAGGCCAAAGACGCCACGGATATCGGCAGTGTGGAGGCCATTGCCTGCCTGCACGCCCTGACGACGCGGGGGGAACTGTTTAACGGGGAGCGCATCGAGCCTGCACCGGATTTTTATGTGGGAACGATAGATTTTCCGTGTGCACAGCCTGAGGACCTCGCTAAGAGTATGGAGCGTCTCACCGCCAAAATCGATAGTGGGGCTCGCTATATTCAAGTTCAAGCGGTTTTTGACTTGGCGCCCTTGCAGGCGTGGATGGCTGAGGTGCGGGCGCGGGGGCTACACCAAAGGGCACACTTCATCGCTGCGATTTTCCCTTTCAACAGCGTCAAGCGGCTGGAGTTCCTGCGAACCATCCCTGGACTTATGGTCCCCCCGCTCCTGATTCAACGGATCTCTGACAGTGCGGATCAGGAACGGGCGAGTCTGGAAACCATGCTGGACTTGATTGCGGGGGTCCGCGCCATCGTAGGGGTCCACGGGCTGCACCTGCGCTCGATAGGGTCTGAAGACTGGGTTCCTCGGCTAGTGGCGGCGGCGGGACTGCGCACGGCTACCGGGGTGAACTGA
- a CDS encoding PCP reductase family protein, which translates to MKQTEHEPELEWTPEALAKLNNVPFFARAQAKSRSEELARQQWADAVTVDLIEQARVEFGQ; encoded by the coding sequence GTGAAACAAACGGAACACGAACCGGAGCTGGAGTGGACCCCTGAGGCACTCGCCAAGCTAAACAACGTGCCCTTCTTTGCTCGGGCTCAGGCAAAGAGTCGCTCTGAAGAACTCGCCCGACAGCAGTGGGCTGATGCGGTGACAGTAGACCTGATTGAGCAGGCCCGCGTTGAGTTTGGTCAATAA
- a CDS encoding LON peptidase substrate-binding domain-containing protein produces the protein MPLSSPAAVELPLFPLPESVLFPGQPLPLHIFEPRYRIMINTVLDTDRRFGVLLWNAQTNEPCTIGGCAEILEAKRLENDCINIMTRGQQRFRVLRYTRSKPFRMGLVEWIEDEPLLSTPTTLVNEARKLLTDVVRLSGKLMDRDMQLPPLPTDARELSYWIGGAFYGASEEQQLLLEMQDTEERLRREVEILQTSLRHLAARTVLKDTLKDASE, from the coding sequence ATGCCTTTGTCATCCCCTGCGGCAGTCGAATTGCCGCTTTTCCCACTCCCTGAATCCGTCCTTTTTCCCGGTCAGCCCCTTCCTCTCCATATCTTTGAGCCGCGCTATCGCATCATGATCAACACGGTCCTCGATACTGACCGTCGCTTCGGAGTCCTGCTTTGGAACGCACAGACCAACGAGCCGTGCACCATTGGAGGTTGTGCAGAGATCCTCGAAGCCAAGCGTCTAGAGAACGACTGTATCAACATCATGACCCGCGGGCAGCAGCGCTTTCGGGTCTTACGCTACACCCGCAGCAAGCCCTTTCGTATGGGGTTGGTGGAATGGATCGAGGATGAACCGCTCCTCAGTACACCCACAACGCTGGTCAACGAAGCCCGCAAACTGCTCACAGACGTAGTTCGTCTCTCCGGTAAGCTGATGGACCGCGATATGCAACTACCCCCCTTGCCCACCGACGCCCGCGAGCTTTCTTACTGGATTGGCGGAGCTTTTTATGGAGCGAGCGAAGAGCAACAACTGCTCCTAGAGATGCAAGATACTGAAGAGCGCTTGCGCCGTGAAGTCGAAATCCTCCAAACCAGTCTACGACACCTCGCTGCCCGGACCGTGCTCAAGGACACTCTCAAAGACGCAAGCGAGTGA
- a CDS encoding DUF3593 domain-containing protein, whose product MSGDNALFALSLFPYLAFLWFMTRCGKVPRLALMGFYFTLVFVFVTIPIGIYCKVVLNTSLSNVDWLHGPAESLLTLANILVVLGFKKALSAVGKDP is encoded by the coding sequence ATGTCCGGTGACAATGCCCTGTTTGCTCTGAGCCTGTTTCCGTACCTGGCTTTTCTGTGGTTCATGACCCGTTGCGGCAAGGTACCCCGGCTGGCTTTGATGGGTTTTTACTTCACGCTGGTCTTTGTCTTTGTCACGATTCCGATTGGGATCTACTGCAAAGTAGTCCTCAACACCAGTCTCTCCAACGTGGACTGGCTGCATGGACCGGCTGAATCTTTACTGACCCTGGCGAATATCCTGGTCGTCCTAGGCTTCAAAAAGGCCCTGAGTGCGGTAGGAAAAGACCCCTAA
- a CDS encoding cofactor assembly of complex C subunit B, with protein sequence MLRTLPIVIGILGSGLLVVNRMVAFNPTPEQTRSDALGLMMGAVLVLVGLLARQIQPLPAETVPIEAPQGTELAPVSPLLAQELRWLAQTLSANTATVSIFVWFRDQTLLRAGYLGSGAFAPGPIVQRVLKTQKPVYLVALNLFPGRVEFSYLPESIQALICQPLGTAGILVLGSDRVRSYSPQDLKWIAALSERLTTLLETMPLG encoded by the coding sequence ATGCTGCGCACTTTGCCCATCGTCATCGGGATTTTGGGGAGCGGTTTATTGGTGGTCAACCGTATGGTTGCCTTCAACCCCACCCCGGAACAGACCCGCTCCGACGCCCTCGGTCTGATGATGGGAGCAGTGCTGGTCTTGGTCGGACTCCTCGCCCGCCAGATCCAACCGCTTCCAGCCGAAACCGTGCCTATCGAAGCTCCCCAAGGCACTGAACTTGCCCCCGTCAGCCCGCTCTTGGCCCAGGAGTTGCGTTGGCTAGCCCAGACCCTCAGTGCTAATACGGCTACCGTGAGTATCTTTGTCTGGTTTCGGGACCAAACCCTGCTTCGGGCGGGCTACCTGGGGTCAGGAGCTTTTGCGCCGGGACCCATCGTCCAAAGGGTGCTCAAGACCCAAAAGCCCGTCTATCTCGTCGCGCTCAACCTCTTCCCAGGGCGGGTGGAGTTTAGCTACTTGCCTGAGTCCATACAGGCGCTCATCTGTCAGCCTTTGGGCACAGCAGGCATCCTGGTTCTGGGGTCTGACCGGGTCCGCAGCTATTCTCCTCAAGATCTGAAGTGGATTGCAGCCCTCAGTGAACGGCTTACCACCCTGCTGGAGACGATGCCCCTCGGTTGA
- a CDS encoding tetratricopeptide repeat protein produces the protein MPRLSLSMIVKDEAVHLPRCLKSVQGLVDEMIILDTGSRDRTPELARDFGATVFSFPWQDDFAAARNAALTHVTGDWVLVLDADEVLVPEIIPLLKDVICPADHVLVNLLRREIGAAQAPYSLVSRLFRRHPDLSFDRPYHAIVDERVAALLRREPHWQVVALPEVALIHEGYRPTAIAGKDKTRRAQRAMERFYTQHPRDPYVCSKLGALYVETGEVKRGTKLLEQGLKSVHRVEPPLRYELHYHLGIAYTALLQPILARKHYEQAVHEPILPQLKLGAYNNLGSLLQRSGDLTAARRAFETTITLDPGFALGYYNLGLTLKAQGQLEEAVTRYQQSLTLDPDHAAAHQNLGVTLYKLGRTPPALTAFRQAILLYEGQNSPEAERLRRGLQDLGLVV, from the coding sequence ATGCCGCGCCTGAGCCTTTCGATGATTGTCAAAGACGAAGCAGTCCATCTTCCCCGCTGCCTGAAGAGCGTCCAGGGGTTGGTCGATGAGATGATCATCCTGGACACAGGCTCACGAGACCGCACCCCGGAGTTGGCCCGCGACTTCGGCGCTACCGTCTTCAGCTTCCCCTGGCAAGACGACTTTGCTGCTGCTCGCAATGCTGCTCTGACGCACGTCACCGGGGATTGGGTCCTAGTCTTGGACGCTGACGAAGTGCTGGTGCCAGAAATTATCCCGCTCCTCAAAGACGTCATTTGCCCTGCTGACCATGTGCTCGTCAACCTCCTGCGCCGCGAAATTGGGGCGGCTCAAGCCCCTTATTCCTTGGTCTCGCGCCTCTTTCGCCGTCATCCCGACCTGAGTTTTGACCGTCCCTACCACGCCATCGTCGATGAACGTGTCGCCGCCCTCCTGCGGCGCGAACCCCATTGGCAGGTAGTCGCACTCCCGGAGGTGGCCTTGATACACGAGGGCTACCGCCCCACCGCGATTGCAGGCAAGGACAAGACCCGACGCGCACAGCGAGCTATGGAGCGTTTTTATACGCAGCACCCTCGAGACCCCTATGTGTGCAGCAAACTCGGTGCCCTCTATGTCGAGACGGGCGAAGTTAAACGCGGTACGAAGCTTTTGGAACAAGGCTTGAAGTCTGTGCACCGGGTTGAGCCGCCCCTGCGCTACGAGTTGCACTACCACTTAGGGATTGCCTATACTGCCCTGCTTCAGCCCATCCTCGCCCGCAAGCACTACGAACAGGCGGTGCACGAGCCCATCCTCCCCCAACTCAAACTCGGTGCCTACAACAATCTGGGCAGTCTACTCCAGCGCTCCGGTGACCTGACAGCCGCCCGCCGCGCTTTTGAGACGACCATCACGCTCGATCCGGGATTTGCCCTCGGCTACTATAATCTGGGCCTGACCCTCAAGGCTCAAGGTCAGCTTGAGGAAGCTGTCACCCGCTACCAGCAGAGCCTCACGCTGGACCCTGACCACGCTGCAGCCCATCAAAACCTCGGTGTCACCCTCTACAAACTAGGCCGGACTCCTCCCGCGCTGACGGCCTTCCGCCAAGCCATTCTTCTCTATGAAGGGCAGAACTCCCCAGAGGCGGAGCGTCTACGCCGTGGACTCCAGGATTTGGGGCTTGTAGTCTAG
- a CDS encoding tetratricopeptide repeat protein — MTSHELVTLSAVLFNQAKHYYQFGNYTFARHQFTKVIALTPDAAAAWFQRGLVYMKLGLWQEAIEDFTQALALGARDVFGARGLAYLGLAEDIQDLQGWTLYNQSKADLEAALAQQPEDQVIQALGYVCEQLDAWGEAT; from the coding sequence ATGACATCTCATGAACTTGTGACCCTCAGCGCTGTGCTGTTCAACCAAGCCAAACATTACTATCAGTTCGGCAACTACACCTTCGCCCGCCACCAGTTCACCAAAGTCATTGCACTTACCCCCGACGCCGCCGCCGCTTGGTTTCAGCGGGGGCTGGTCTATATGAAGCTCGGACTGTGGCAGGAAGCTATCGAAGATTTTACGCAGGCTCTAGCCCTGGGAGCGCGGGATGTTTTTGGTGCGCGGGGGCTTGCTTACCTCGGGTTGGCGGAGGATATCCAGGACTTACAGGGCTGGACGCTATACAACCAGAGTAAAGCTGACCTAGAAGCAGCCCTAGCGCAACAACCTGAAGATCAGGTCATTCAGGCGTTGGGGTACGTGTGCGAGCAGTTGGACGCTTGGGGGGAAGCGACCTGA